From the Pseudomonas baltica genome, one window contains:
- a CDS encoding LysR substrate-binding domain-containing protein, producing MKRPVPLPALHTFMITAQCCNFTRAAELLCLTQGAVSRQIAGLEEHLGYALFLRQPRGLKLTDQGRDLYPRIEQVFNLIDEAVEQVGGKRKALQIKAPTCMMRWLLPRLLQWQKERPDVPVELTTTVQHKVDFRRESFDAAVIFGPPPDADSGALHLFDEQLTPVCSPQLLESGAPLRYLQDLEHHMLLHPSRDEQDWEVWLSAAGGKLADVRKGQHFETLDLAMSVAAQGTGVAIGDWALIGDDLLHGRLVTPFELKVRTGAGYYLVTPLRQEQAAGLGDLLGWLQVQASRR from the coding sequence ATGAAACGTCCTGTACCGCTGCCCGCCCTGCACACTTTCATGATCACCGCACAGTGCTGCAACTTCACGCGGGCGGCAGAACTGCTGTGCCTCACTCAGGGCGCGGTCAGTCGGCAAATCGCCGGCCTCGAAGAGCACCTTGGCTACGCGTTGTTCCTGCGCCAGCCACGCGGTTTGAAGCTGACCGATCAAGGTCGCGATCTGTATCCGCGCATCGAGCAAGTGTTCAATCTGATCGACGAGGCTGTCGAGCAGGTCGGCGGCAAACGCAAGGCCCTGCAAATCAAGGCGCCGACCTGCATGATGCGCTGGCTGCTGCCGCGCCTGCTGCAGTGGCAAAAGGAGCGTCCCGATGTGCCGGTGGAACTCACCACAACGGTGCAGCACAAGGTCGATTTTCGCCGGGAATCTTTTGACGCGGCGGTCATCTTCGGTCCGCCACCCGACGCCGACAGCGGCGCCTTGCATCTATTCGATGAGCAACTGACCCCGGTCTGCTCGCCGCAATTGCTCGAAAGCGGCGCGCCACTGCGCTACCTGCAGGACCTTGAACATCACATGTTGCTGCACCCTAGCCGTGACGAACAGGACTGGGAAGTCTGGCTCAGCGCAGCAGGCGGCAAGCTGGCGGACGTGCGCAAAGGTCAGCATTTCGAGACGCTCGATCTGGCGATGTCGGTGGCGGCCCAAGGCACGGGGGTGGCGATCGGTGATTGGGCGCTGATCGGCGACGACCTGCTGCACGGCCGACTGGTGACGCCATTCGAGCTGAAGGTGCGTACCGGTGCCGGCTATTACCTGGTGACGCCGCTGCGCCAGGAACAGGCTGCGGGCCTGGGTGATCTGCTCGGCTGGCTGCAAGTACAGGCCAGTCGGCGCTGA
- a CDS encoding LysE family translocator encodes MIEATSLWVFAGAVVILLAVPGPNMAFVMTHGITHGWRAGLAAALGITLADMILTLLVAVGVGALIMSWAPAFDLIRGAGALYLLWLGWLAVRSRPAAASGTQVPLASLRSIFIRATLNSLLNPKALVFFMVFLPQFVTPAAGNAGVQLVTLGLCLAAIALVFHFLLGVFAGAAHRRLKHLPISRRLGSYGFAAVMVALAARMMLMARPA; translated from the coding sequence ATGATTGAAGCGACCAGCTTGTGGGTGTTCGCCGGTGCCGTGGTGATTCTGTTGGCAGTGCCGGGGCCGAACATGGCCTTCGTCATGACCCATGGGATCACGCATGGCTGGCGTGCCGGTCTGGCGGCGGCGCTGGGTATCACCCTGGCGGATATGATCCTGACGTTACTGGTAGCGGTCGGGGTGGGCGCGCTGATCATGAGCTGGGCACCTGCGTTCGACTTGATTCGTGGCGCGGGCGCGCTGTATCTGCTCTGGCTGGGGTGGCTGGCGGTCAGATCCAGACCGGCCGCGGCGAGCGGCACCCAGGTGCCTTTGGCGTCACTGCGTTCGATCTTCATCCGGGCCACGCTCAACAGCCTGCTCAATCCCAAGGCGCTGGTCTTTTTCATGGTGTTCCTGCCGCAATTCGTCACGCCCGCAGCGGGGAACGCCGGCGTGCAATTGGTGACGCTAGGCCTGTGCCTGGCGGCTATCGCCTTGGTCTTTCACTTCTTGCTGGGCGTCTTTGCCGGAGCGGCTCACCGACGCCTGAAGCATCTGCCGATCTCCAGGCGCTTGGGCTCCTATGGCTTCGCCGCAGTGATGGTGGCGCTGGCGGCGCGGATGATGTTGATGGCGCGGCCTGCTTGA
- a CDS encoding glyoxalase superfamily protein, whose protein sequence is MPDSAHIKFTQTAPILRIFDVAKAKEFYLQFLGFQVDWEHRFGENFPLYMQVSRAGLVLHLSEHHGDACPGANTFVTITGIDDLQRELAAKDYTYMKPGIETLDWGRVMTVTDPFGNRIRFCESA, encoded by the coding sequence ATGCCTGATTCAGCTCATATCAAGTTCACCCAGACCGCGCCCATCCTGCGCATTTTCGATGTGGCCAAAGCCAAGGAATTCTATCTGCAGTTCCTTGGCTTTCAGGTCGATTGGGAACACCGCTTTGGCGAGAATTTCCCGTTATACATGCAAGTGTCCCGCGCCGGCCTGGTGCTGCATCTGAGCGAACACCATGGCGATGCATGTCCGGGTGCGAATACCTTCGTGACCATTACCGGCATCGATGACTTGCAGCGCGAGTTGGCCGCCAAGGATTACACCTATATGAAACCTGGGATCGAAACACTCGATTGGGGCAGGGTGATGACGGTGACGGACCCGTTCGGCAATCGCATCCGGTTTTGCGAGTCGGCCTGA
- the cptA gene encoding phosphoethanolamine transferase CptA has translation MTTDIPNTPAKRRFDWKGLAWLFVFFWYFSGVTQALIQLNGTSGFAGFRDAFFLSSLWLIPVLLFPKRAKLIAGVLGLVLFLCSLLSFGYFLIYQQEFSQSVIFVIFESNDAEAGEYLSQYFVWWMVPAFLAYTAGAALLWTRVRPVQLARPKALIVSLVLLALFVALPIAKQIPRTPTLADAWQKFEDRIEPAVPWQLLIGYRNYRQQLSGMEAMLEANAKVPPLTHLVDSGAGLPATLVLIIGESTNRGHMSLYGYPRETNPELDRMKDQLSVFTNVVSPRPYTIEALQQVLTFADEKHPDLFLTTPSIVDVMKQAGYKTWWITNQQTLTKRNTMLTTFSQQADEQVYLNNNRNQNAAQYDGDVLEPFAKVLADKAPRKLIVIHLLGTHVNYDYRYPQEFAKFSGRDGTPPGLNDDQVKTYNSYDNAVLYNDFVVSSIIKQFGATDPNGFLLYLSDHGEDVYDSGKHDSLGRNEGRPTVPMYTIPFIAWASPKWRATHDWNFAGALGRPYSSSSLIHTWADMAGLSFDEHDRSKSLVSPAFVARTRYIGDPYQPSSLRDFGDLAKQQPDQGAAQSVTSQ, from the coding sequence ATGACCACCGATATCCCCAACACTCCCGCCAAGCGCCGCTTCGATTGGAAAGGCCTGGCGTGGCTTTTCGTGTTTTTCTGGTACTTCTCCGGCGTCACCCAAGCGTTGATCCAGCTCAACGGTACCAGCGGCTTCGCTGGTTTTCGCGATGCGTTTTTCCTGAGTTCACTGTGGCTGATCCCGGTCTTGCTGTTCCCCAAACGCGCAAAACTGATTGCCGGCGTGCTGGGGTTGGTGTTGTTTCTGTGTTCGCTGCTGAGTTTCGGTTACTTCCTGATCTACCAGCAGGAATTTTCCCAAAGCGTGATCTTCGTCATTTTCGAATCCAACGATGCCGAAGCTGGCGAGTACCTCAGCCAGTATTTCGTCTGGTGGATGGTCCCGGCATTCCTGGCCTATACCGCCGGCGCGGCACTGTTGTGGACTCGAGTGCGCCCAGTGCAACTGGCCCGGCCCAAAGCGCTGATCGTCAGCCTGGTGCTGTTGGCCCTGTTCGTGGCGCTGCCGATCGCCAAGCAGATCCCTCGCACGCCGACTCTCGCCGACGCCTGGCAGAAATTCGAAGACCGCATCGAGCCCGCGGTGCCATGGCAGTTGCTGATCGGCTATCGCAACTACCGTCAGCAATTGAGCGGTATGGAAGCCATGCTAGAGGCCAATGCCAAAGTGCCTCCGCTCACCCATCTGGTGGACAGCGGTGCCGGGCTGCCCGCCACGCTGGTGCTGATCATTGGCGAGTCGACCAACCGTGGCCACATGAGCCTGTATGGCTATCCGCGTGAAACCAACCCCGAGCTGGATCGCATGAAAGATCAGCTCAGCGTCTTCACCAACGTCGTCAGTCCTCGCCCGTACACCATCGAAGCGCTGCAACAGGTGCTGACCTTCGCCGATGAGAAGCATCCGGATCTGTTCCTCACCACGCCGTCGATCGTCGACGTGATGAAGCAGGCCGGCTACAAGACCTGGTGGATCACCAACCAGCAGACGCTGACCAAGCGCAACACCATGCTCACCACCTTCTCGCAGCAAGCTGACGAGCAGGTCTACCTCAACAACAACCGCAACCAGAACGCCGCGCAGTACGATGGCGACGTGCTGGAACCCTTCGCCAAGGTGTTAGCCGACAAGGCGCCGCGCAAGCTGATCGTGATTCACCTGCTGGGTACGCACGTCAATTACGATTACCGCTACCCGCAGGAATTCGCCAAGTTCAGCGGCCGCGACGGCACCCCGCCGGGCTTGAACGACGACCAGGTCAAGACCTACAACAGCTACGACAACGCCGTGCTGTACAACGACTTCGTGGTGTCGAGCATCATCAAGCAGTTCGGCGCCACCGACCCCAACGGCTTCCTGCTGTACCTGTCCGACCACGGCGAAGACGTCTACGACTCTGGCAAGCACGACAGCCTGGGGCGTAACGAAGGCCGACCTACGGTGCCGATGTACACCATCCCCTTCATTGCCTGGGCGTCGCCGAAGTGGCGTGCGACCCACGACTGGAATTTCGCGGGTGCCCTCGGCCGACCGTACAGCAGCTCGAGCCTGATCCATACCTGGGCTGACATGGCCGGCCTCAGCTTCGACGAGCACGATCGCTCCAAGAGCCTGGTCAGCCCGGCGTTCGTGGCGCGCACGCGTTATATCGGCGACCCGTACCAGCCGTCGAGCTTGCGCGACTTCGGCGACCTGGCGAAGCAACAGCCTGACCAGGGGGCTGCGCAGAGTGTGACGAGCCAATAA
- a CDS encoding beta-propeller fold lactonase family protein produces the protein MPRLSHLISPLVLAMALTSGAVHARTFVYVSNAADGTVSTFRMNEQSGELTAVQTVTSGKNVMPMTVSPDRRHLYAAVRSTPYNVQSYSIDTQDGHLTLLATTPVDESLAYISLDNTGKSLFGSSYDNDVLTVNPIVNGVVTGPATQSLKTEQHAHSVRIDHSNQYLYVANLGGQQVYQYRYDAASGKVTANDPAKVAAPQGIGPRHTELSPDNRFLYVLGELHDSVITYALDSKTGQLHQVAVTAGLPADTTLVPGAPRGPDRVKTPGMQPHADNSNDIWAADIHITSDGNFLYTSERTSSVLSLFKVNKANGALTFVKTFKTEKQPRGFGITPDSKFLICSGEKSSQVSVFAIDGHSGELTLKSQAPVGNGANWVSIVKR, from the coding sequence ATGCCCCGCCTCTCTCACCTCATCTCACCTCTGGTACTTGCCATGGCCCTGACTTCCGGCGCCGTTCACGCGCGCACATTCGTCTACGTTTCCAATGCCGCCGACGGCACCGTCTCGACCTTCCGCATGAACGAGCAGAGCGGTGAGCTGACCGCCGTGCAGACTGTAACCAGCGGCAAGAACGTCATGCCCATGACAGTCAGCCCGGATCGCCGTCATCTGTACGCCGCCGTGCGCTCCACGCCGTACAACGTGCAAAGCTATTCCATCGACACCCAGGACGGCCATCTGACCCTGCTCGCCACGACGCCAGTGGACGAATCGCTGGCCTATATCTCGCTTGACAACACCGGCAAATCGCTGTTCGGGTCGTCGTACGACAACGATGTGCTGACCGTCAACCCCATCGTCAACGGCGTGGTCACCGGGCCCGCCACGCAAAGTCTCAAAACCGAGCAACACGCCCACTCCGTGCGCATCGACCACAGCAACCAATACCTGTATGTCGCGAACCTGGGTGGCCAACAGGTCTACCAGTACCGCTACGACGCAGCGAGCGGCAAAGTCACGGCCAACGACCCGGCCAAGGTCGCCGCCCCCCAAGGCATCGGCCCGCGGCACACCGAGCTGTCCCCGGACAACCGCTTTTTATACGTGCTGGGTGAACTGCACGACAGCGTCATCACCTACGCCCTGGATAGCAAAACCGGCCAACTTCACCAAGTCGCCGTGACCGCCGGCCTGCCCGCCGACACCACGCTGGTACCCGGCGCGCCGCGCGGCCCGGACCGAGTCAAGACCCCAGGCATGCAGCCCCACGCCGACAACAGCAACGATATCTGGGCGGCAGATATCCACATCACCTCCGATGGCAATTTCCTCTACACCTCCGAACGGACCTCCAGCGTGCTGTCGCTGTTCAAGGTCAACAAGGCCAACGGCGCCCTCACCTTCGTCAAGACCTTCAAGACCGAAAAACAACCTCGCGGCTTTGGCATCACACCGGACAGCAAATTCCTCATCTGCAGCGGCGAGAAGTCCAGCCAAGTGTCAGTTTTCGCCATCGATGGCCATAGCGGCGAACTGACCCTCAAATCCCAGGCCCCGGTGGGCAACGGCGCCAACTGGGTCTCCATCGTCAAACGCTAG
- a CDS encoding cupin: MKQAMAAPAVQTLMLKRNGGIPNNPQLPVLIYPAAIAVAGSDPAAVFEQTFKANGWPPQWRYGVFTYHHYHVHGHEVLGVYAGTARLMLGGPDGHVVEVKAGDVLLLPAGTGHCNLGSSDDFMVVGAYPPGQEGDINRDLVTDAQIAQIAKLPFPNSDPVLGSGGGVVKLWRG, from the coding sequence ATGAAGCAGGCCATGGCTGCACCTGCCGTGCAGACACTGATGCTCAAGCGCAATGGCGGCATTCCCAATAACCCCCAATTGCCGGTGCTGATCTATCCCGCCGCGATAGCGGTGGCCGGCAGTGACCCGGCCGCCGTGTTCGAGCAGACCTTCAAGGCCAACGGCTGGCCGCCGCAATGGCGCTATGGGGTGTTTACCTATCATCACTATCACGTCCATGGGCATGAAGTGCTGGGGGTATACGCCGGCACTGCGCGGCTCATGCTCGGCGGCCCTGATGGGCATGTGGTGGAGGTCAAGGCGGGTGATGTGCTGTTGCTGCCGGCTGGCACCGGGCATTGCAACCTTGGGTCAAGCGACGACTTCATGGTGGTGGGCGCCTACCCGCCGGGGCAGGAAGGCGATATCAATCGCGACCTCGTGACGGATGCGCAGATCGCGCAGATTGCCAAGTTGCCGTTTCCGAACAGTGACCCGGTGCTGGGGAGCGGGGGTGGGGTGGTGAAGCTGTGGCGGGGGTGA
- a CDS encoding MaoC family dehydratase, whose protein sequence is MGAIEISPQRYRASYGRFFEEFTVGDVYEHRPGRTLTEADNIHFSLLTMNFHPMHCDAAYAAKSEFGQLLVNSGLTVAVVLGMTVNDVSGKAIANLGWKEINLTAPVFCGDTLYAESEVLEKRESKSRPTQGIVTVKTRAFKQDGTPVMDFIRTALIARVGFENGGENNR, encoded by the coding sequence ATGGGCGCCATCGAAATCAGTCCGCAACGCTACCGCGCCAGCTACGGCCGCTTCTTCGAAGAATTCACCGTCGGTGACGTCTATGAGCACCGCCCCGGCCGCACCCTGACCGAAGCGGACAACATCCACTTCTCCCTGCTGACCATGAACTTTCATCCCATGCACTGCGACGCCGCCTACGCCGCCAAAAGCGAATTCGGCCAGTTGCTGGTCAACAGTGGTCTGACCGTCGCGGTCGTGCTGGGCATGACCGTCAACGACGTCAGCGGCAAGGCCATCGCCAACCTCGGCTGGAAAGAGATCAACCTCACCGCCCCGGTATTTTGCGGCGACACCCTTTACGCCGAATCCGAAGTGCTGGAAAAACGCGAATCCAAATCCCGGCCCACCCAGGGCATCGTCACCGTCAAGACCCGCGCTTTCAAACAGGACGGCACCCCGGTGATGGACTTCATCCGCACCGCCCTGATCGCCCGAGTCGGCTTCGAAAACGGAGGCGAGAACAACCGCTGA
- a CDS encoding MFS transporter gives MTYVSSGARLDRLPLSRFHWKILGLISAGACIDAYDVYIAGGVSAAMFKDGFSTLAQNALFVSAGFFGMVIGAALAGWLGDHLGRRASYQFNLLLFGLASLAACFAPNIETLIGLRFIMGIGLGAELVIAAGTLSEFIPPQFRGRWISLLALIVNSGLVLATSIGYVVIPNLGWRWMFAIAGVGAVIIWVLRHRMPESPRWLESQGRLEDAERTVSDIEAQVIAQHGAIADCPRTQNLETPKAPFSALFSRAILPRTLTAAMTAIAVNVAVYGFVAWLPTFFVSEGLTVVKSLGFTTLMSFGAPAGALLGLAIADRLGRARGLVLFAVLAIVLGIIYPNMTSAVGITGVGFALVTCIYTIVTFGLFGYVPELFPTHLRLRGTGTAGVCGRLASMATSYLAVILFANFGLIGVLAMVSSCLLLMALAILLLGVDTNQSTLEDIAPGADSKRLRRTLHSTAGESR, from the coding sequence ATGACTTACGTGAGCTCAGGCGCGCGCCTCGATCGGCTGCCCTTGTCGCGCTTCCACTGGAAAATCCTCGGCCTGATCAGCGCCGGGGCCTGCATCGATGCCTATGACGTGTACATCGCCGGCGGTGTCAGCGCGGCGATGTTCAAGGACGGTTTTTCGACCCTGGCGCAGAACGCGCTGTTCGTCTCCGCCGGCTTCTTCGGCATGGTCATCGGTGCCGCGTTGGCCGGTTGGCTGGGCGATCACCTGGGCCGCCGCGCTTCCTATCAATTCAACCTGCTGCTGTTCGGCCTCGCCTCGCTGGCCGCCTGCTTCGCACCCAATATCGAAACGCTGATCGGCCTGCGCTTCATCATGGGCATCGGCTTGGGCGCCGAGCTGGTCATCGCCGCCGGCACCCTGAGCGAATTCATCCCGCCGCAGTTTCGCGGACGCTGGATCTCGTTACTGGCACTGATCGTCAACTCCGGCCTGGTGCTGGCCACCTCGATCGGCTACGTGGTGATCCCCAACCTGGGCTGGCGCTGGATGTTCGCCATTGCCGGCGTCGGCGCGGTGATCATCTGGGTGCTGCGCCACCGCATGCCCGAATCGCCGCGCTGGCTGGAATCCCAAGGGCGGCTGGAAGATGCCGAGCGCACGGTGAGCGATATCGAGGCACAGGTGATCGCCCAGCACGGCGCGATCGCCGATTGCCCGCGCACGCAAAACCTGGAAACCCCGAAAGCACCCTTCAGCGCCCTGTTCAGCCGCGCCATCCTGCCCCGCACCCTCACTGCGGCGATGACGGCGATTGCTGTCAACGTCGCCGTGTATGGCTTCGTCGCCTGGCTGCCAACCTTCTTCGTCAGTGAAGGGCTGACGGTGGTCAAGTCGCTGGGCTTTACCACCCTGATGTCGTTCGGCGCGCCGGCCGGCGCTCTGCTCGGGCTGGCCATCGCCGACCGACTGGGCCGCGCTCGAGGCTTGGTGTTGTTCGCGGTCCTGGCCATCGTGCTGGGCATCATCTACCCGAACATGACCAGTGCAGTGGGCATCACCGGCGTCGGCTTCGCCCTGGTGACCTGCATCTACACCATCGTCACCTTCGGCCTGTTCGGCTACGTGCCGGAACTGTTCCCCACTCACCTGCGGCTGCGCGGTACCGGCACGGCGGGAGTCTGCGGACGGTTGGCATCGATGGCCACCTCGTACCTGGCGGTCATCCTGTTCGCCAACTTCGGCCTGATCGGCGTGTTGGCGATGGTCTCCAGCTGCCTGCTGTTGATGGCCCTGGCGATTCTGCTGCTGGGCGTCGACACCAACCAGAGCACGCTCGAAGACATCGCCCCCGGCGCTGACAGCAAACGCCTGCGCCGCACCCTGCACAGCACCGCCGGAGAAAGCCGATGA
- a CDS encoding MmgE/PrpD family protein has protein sequence MSAAQSTTLAEQLGAFAAQLRPDDIPAQVRERACHLMLDATGIACASTGYEFAQRTLNAARELGEGDSDVIAMGAKLSLRDAILLNGVLVHGLDYDDTHGRGVIHATASCYPTALGVAAKLGVSGADLLCAYVVGMELATRIASVAKGGFHQVGFHPTGLVGAFACAVIAGKLQGQSAAQLAHAQGIALSTASGSLEFLEDGAWTKRLHPGWAGVAGLTAATLARHGFIGPKATYEGRFGLFNSHLGERAAECDYSLATADLGEVWEVTQVAVKPLPACHFTHACADAAMQLRQQGVRSEDVRSIIALVPKETVGIVCEPVASKRRPKNSYEAQFSIPYAVASGLLRGRFGLVEQEAQALTDPQVLALADKVEYAIDPASGFPRHYSGEVVVTLNDGRVLRHREAVNRGSSDRPLSNAEIVDKFRENAATTQSPQRVDALLDAVLHLEDRPARACSQALAARA, from the coding sequence ATGAGCGCCGCACAGTCCACCACCCTGGCCGAACAGCTCGGGGCCTTTGCGGCGCAACTGCGCCCTGACGATATTCCGGCTCAGGTGCGCGAACGCGCTTGCCACCTGATGCTCGACGCCACCGGCATCGCTTGCGCCTCAACCGGCTACGAATTCGCCCAGCGCACCCTCAATGCAGCGCGCGAGTTAGGTGAGGGTGACAGCGACGTGATCGCCATGGGTGCCAAGCTGTCGTTGCGCGATGCGATCTTGCTCAACGGCGTACTGGTGCATGGCCTGGATTACGACGACACCCACGGCCGCGGCGTGATCCACGCCACGGCCAGTTGCTACCCGACGGCTCTAGGGGTGGCTGCCAAGCTGGGCGTCAGCGGCGCGGACCTGTTGTGTGCCTACGTCGTCGGCATGGAGCTGGCTACGCGCATCGCCTCGGTGGCCAAAGGCGGCTTCCATCAAGTCGGCTTTCATCCCACCGGGCTGGTCGGTGCCTTCGCCTGCGCGGTGATCGCCGGCAAGCTGCAAGGCCAGAGCGCTGCGCAACTGGCCCACGCCCAAGGCATCGCCCTGAGCACCGCCTCCGGCAGCCTGGAGTTTCTCGAAGACGGTGCCTGGACCAAACGCCTGCACCCAGGCTGGGCCGGGGTCGCCGGCCTCACCGCAGCGACCTTGGCACGCCACGGCTTCATCGGCCCGAAAGCCACCTACGAGGGCCGCTTCGGGTTGTTCAACAGCCACCTGGGTGAACGCGCTGCGGAATGCGATTACAGCCTGGCCACCGCCGATCTGGGCGAGGTGTGGGAGGTCACACAGGTAGCGGTCAAGCCGCTGCCAGCCTGCCACTTCACCCACGCCTGCGCCGACGCCGCCATGCAGCTGCGCCAGCAAGGTGTGCGCAGCGAAGACGTGCGCAGCATCATCGCCCTGGTACCCAAGGAAACCGTCGGTATCGTCTGCGAGCCGGTGGCCAGCAAACGTCGGCCGAAAAACAGCTATGAGGCGCAGTTCAGCATTCCCTATGCCGTGGCCAGCGGCCTGCTGCGCGGGCGCTTCGGCCTGGTCGAGCAAGAAGCCCAGGCGCTGACCGATCCCCAGGTGCTGGCGCTGGCCGACAAGGTCGAATACGCCATCGACCCGGCCTCGGGCTTTCCGCGTCACTACTCCGGCGAAGTGGTGGTGACCCTCAACGACGGCCGCGTGCTACGCCACCGTGAAGCGGTCAACCGCGGCAGCAGCGATCGGCCATTGAGCAATGCCGAGATCGTCGACAAATTCCGCGAGAACGCCGCCACCACCCAATCACCGCAACGCGTCGACGCCCTGCTCGATGCCGTCCTCCACCTCGAAGACCGCCCTGCCCGCGCCTGCTCCCAGGCGCTGGCGGCCCGCGCTTGA
- a CDS encoding acyl-CoA dehydrogenase family protein codes for MNEYDEQESMILDAVDRFLEVEAKPYVHELEKNDIYPEEMVEKMKAMGLFGCIIPPEYGGLGLSTSTYAKIVERISCTWMSLSGIINSHLIVASAIHRHGTDWQKQYYLPRLASGEMRAAVGFTEPDTGTDLQAIRTTARREGDHYIVNGAKTWITNSLHGHVVALLVKTDPTAQPRHKGMSWLIAEKGPGFKVARKLEKLGYKGIDTCELVFEDFKVPVNCLIGGVEGVGLKQVLSGLELGRINVAARGVGAARAALQEATSYAQIRKTFGKPICEHQAIQLKLGEMATRVEAARLLTESAANAYDKGLRCDMEAGMAKYFATEAALENAIEAMRIHGGYGYSKEYNVERLYRDAPLLTIGEGTNEMQRIIIARQLIERNPV; via the coding sequence ATGAACGAATACGACGAACAGGAAAGCATGATCCTCGATGCCGTCGACCGCTTCCTTGAGGTCGAGGCCAAGCCCTATGTCCACGAGCTGGAAAAAAACGATATCTATCCCGAGGAGATGGTCGAGAAGATGAAAGCCATGGGCCTGTTCGGCTGCATCATCCCGCCCGAATATGGCGGCCTGGGCTTGTCGACCTCGACCTACGCGAAGATCGTCGAGCGCATCTCCTGCACCTGGATGTCGCTCTCGGGGATCATCAATTCGCACCTGATCGTGGCCAGCGCCATCCACCGCCACGGCACCGACTGGCAAAAGCAGTATTACCTGCCGCGCCTGGCCAGCGGCGAAATGCGCGCCGCCGTGGGCTTTACCGAACCCGACACCGGCACCGACCTGCAGGCCATCCGCACCACTGCGCGACGCGAGGGCGACCACTACATCGTCAACGGCGCCAAGACCTGGATCACCAACAGCCTGCACGGCCATGTGGTGGCATTGCTGGTCAAGACCGACCCCACCGCCCAGCCGCGGCACAAGGGCATGAGCTGGCTGATCGCGGAAAAAGGGCCGGGCTTCAAGGTCGCGCGCAAGCTGGAGAAGCTCGGTTATAAAGGCATCGACACTTGCGAGCTGGTGTTCGAAGACTTCAAGGTACCGGTCAACTGCCTGATTGGCGGGGTTGAAGGGGTGGGCCTCAAGCAGGTGCTGTCGGGCCTGGAGCTGGGTCGCATCAATGTCGCCGCCCGCGGCGTCGGCGCGGCCCGCGCCGCCTTGCAGGAGGCGACCAGCTATGCGCAGATCCGCAAGACTTTCGGCAAGCCGATCTGCGAACACCAGGCCATCCAGCTCAAGCTCGGCGAAATGGCCACCCGCGTAGAGGCCGCACGGCTGCTCACCGAGTCGGCCGCCAACGCCTATGACAAAGGCCTGCGCTGTGACATGGAAGCCGGCATGGCCAAGTACTTCGCCACCGAAGCGGCCCTGGAAAACGCCATTGAAGCCATGCGCATTCATGGCGGCTACGGCTACTCCAAGGAATACAACGTCGAGCGCCTGTACCGCGACGCGCCGCTGCTGACCATCGGCGAAGGCACCAATGAAATGCAGCGCATCATCATTGCCCGTCAACTCATCGAGAGGAATCCGGTATGA